DNA sequence from the Juglans microcarpa x Juglans regia isolate MS1-56 chromosome 5S, Jm3101_v1.0, whole genome shotgun sequence genome:
ttttcttatttaatttcttcattttgtagGAATATTAATTGTCCCTAATATACTAAGTCTTTCACTTCAGTTCCTTGGAAGTTTTCATGTAACTGTAACTTTTTTATGttctgaaaataatatttgcagatTTGCGTGAGATCATTGACGACTTCTACTGGTGGTCCATCAGGGCCTCCCAATACTAGTTTTGTAAGAGCTGAAATGCTTCCCAGTGGCTATCTAATTCGACCTTGTGAGGGTGGTGGCTCCATTATTCACATTGTAGATCATGTCGATTTAGATGTGAGAAGTTCTTATTGAATTCTGCTTCGCCTTAGaagctcttttttatttttcatttaattttatgtattttggtTGTCCTAGGCTTGGAGCGTTCCTGAAGTTCTCAGGCCACTTTATGAATCATCAAAGATTCTCGCTCAGAAAATGACTATCGCTGTAAGAAACTGTGATATTAGAAATCGTTCTTTCTTTATCTGGTCAGTACTGTATTTCATATCTTACCCATTTATGCCTTTTTAATCTTACTACACAGGCCTTGCGACACATTCGACAAATTGCACAAGAGAGTAGTGGAGAAATTCAGTATGGTGGGGGCCGCCAGCCTGCTGTTTTGAGGACATTCAGTCAGAGACTCTGCAGGTAAGGTCTCCAAACATGGTATTCAAGTCAATGGGGGCCGTGCCCTGTTGAGACCTTTTGCTTTAAGCTACTTTTCTTGCTGGATCTATCATACACTTTATAATACAGGTGGCAAAACCTCAGAATTGTTTTCTCCCATGTTCTTGGGTCATTCTTTATTCTCCATTGACTATAATGTTTATTGGCGTGAACTACAGGGGGTTCAATGATGCTGTTAATGGATTTGCGGATGATGGTTGGTCACTCCTGGGTAGTGATGGTGTGGAAGATGTCACTATCATGGTAAACTCATCTCCAAGTAAATTTCTTGGCTCCCAGTACAGCACATCAATGTTCTCAACTTTTGGAGGAGGGGTTCTGTGTGCCAAGGCATCTATGCTTCTGCAGGTAATCTCAAATGGCTGTTTCACTGGTTCCTTCTAGCATCATTTTATCGTACCTCCATCTCTCTCACCCCTCTTCTTTTCTAAGAAACCTTACTGATTAGTGAGGCTTCaatctttatattaaatttatatcctTATTTGACTGCGCAAGATTAATTATGTGTTCTTGGGGGTCTGCAGAATGTTCCCCCTGCCTTGCTGGTTCGTTTTCTTAGGGAGCACCGTTCGGAGTGGGCTGACTATGGGGTTGATGCCTACTCTGCAGCATGTCTTAGAGCTAGCCCTTTTGCAGTTCCTTGTGCAAGACCGGGTGGCTTTCCTGGTAGCCAAGTCATCTTACCTCTTGCCCATACTGTGGAACATGAGGAGGTGACAAATTTTTTCATCTGCTCAAATTATTTCCCatcagttatttttttctttcattattccCTGATTTTCTAAATGAACTTTCACAATTCATCAACAAAGTTCTTGGAGGTGGTTCGGCTAGAGGGTCATGCATTTTCCCCTGAAGATGTGGCTTTGGCACGGGATATGTACTTATTGcaggttgatttttttattccttttgtcacTCAATAGATCAAAGTTGACATCAcatgcattttcattttgataaatagaTGACTTGCATTTTTATGAGACAATCTTCCTAAAATATGGCCAAAAAACGCAGGTTTAAATTTAAGGGTAACAAGGAAATTAATAGGGCAAATGATTTAATTCGTTGAAAACATCCATTTATTTCGAGACTTCCTAGAAAGAAAAGCACCTCACCTATTATTGTTGGGCAGAGGAAGTAGTATTACATGGTGTGGTATTTGTTTTAAAGGACATTTCCTTCATCAATGTGGATTGGTATTTTTTGCTGTGATCACTTATTTTGATTAAAATCTATGGTGACAGCTTTGCAGCGGGGTCGATGAAAATGCAGTTGGTGCCTCTGCTCAACTTGTCTTTGCACCTATTGATGAATCCTTTGCTGATGATGCTCCTTTGCTGCCATCTGGTTTTCGCGTGATACCATTGGATCCTAAAACAGTTCGGTGATGTCTCTGATTTACtgctaaaattatttaaagttaTAAGCCTGTGTGCTGAATTCCGTGATGTTTGTATTGCAGGATGGGCCAGCTGCAACTCGAACATTGGACTTGGCATCTACGCTTGAAGTAGGAGCTGGTGGTGCCCGCCCAGCCAGTGAAGCTGATCTCAATAGTTACAACCTTAGATCAGTCCTGACCATTGCTTTCCAATTTACTTTTGAGAACCACTTGCAGGACAATGTGGCTGCCATGGCTCGCCAGTATGTGCGTAGCGTTGTAGGGTCTGTTCAGAGGGTTGCCATGGCTATTTCCCCCTCCCGCCTTAGCTCACATGCAGGACCCAAACCGCTTCCTGGTTCACCTGAGGCTCTTACTTTGGCACAATGGATCTGCCGGGGCTACAGGTTGACATCCTGAtcagattttcttttaattgcaCTTATCCTTGAGGGtggctaatattttttttattgtgaaagATTTGGTTATGAAGTATAGGGGTCGATGGTAATGCAAAGTAGGTCAATGAAATTGTGAGAAATTTATAAGCCTTGGCTAGCTAAATCTATCTTTCGTTGAATCGTTAAAGCAACCTCTACATGTGATTATGGTTTAACAATTGGTACATATGGAAATTGCATCTGTTTAGCTTCAAATAGGTGCAAAACATTCAGTGTTAACTCCTTGTTTATCTAATTGTGGTATGTTATAGGGTCCACACTGGGGGAGAGCTCTTTCAGGTTGACTCCCAAGCTGGTGATGCTATCTTAAAGCAACTTTGGCACCATTCAGATGCAATACTATGTTGTTCAGTGAAAACAAATGTAATAACCTTTTCTGCTTAGTCACCTGTTATGTAGTTCTAAATTTCCTATGTCCAATGCATCTTAGTGAAACATACTAAAGATTTTGTCAAATGACATCAAGGTAAACTGGTAAACATtttctattataatttatgttccTTTGCTCAATGAATTAAACATTAAGTCCTAGTCATGTGTGTGCATGTAATTATCCATTGGCATAAATGTGAGTGCAGGCATCTCCGGTTTTCACCTTTGCGAACCAGGCTGGACTTGACATGCTTGAAACAACTCTTGTGGCCCTTCAAGACATAATGCTTGACAAGATTCTTGATGAAGCTGGCCGGAAGATTCTCTGTTCCGAATTCTCCAAGATCATGCAGCAGGTAATGATGCCTCATGCTTGCAATCAGCgagaaaattttgattataCTTTTGCCTGGGATGCTAAAAGATGTACCTTTAAGATATTTAAATCCACTGGAAAGCAttagaacattaaaaaaatgtttcaaagaATGTAAGATATGtttaataagttca
Encoded proteins:
- the LOC121267865 gene encoding homeobox-leucine zipper protein ATHB-14-like isoform X1, with protein sequence MALSMHKDSANKHMDTSKYVRYTPEQVEALERVYSECPKPSSLRRQQLIRECPILSNIEPKQIKVWFQNRRCREKQRKEASRLQTVNRKLTAMNKLLMEENDRLQKQVSHLVYDNGYMRQQLQSASGTTTDNSCESVVMSGQQQQQQNPTPQHPQRDANNPAGLLAIAEEALAEFLSKATGTAVDWVQMIGMKPGPDSIGIVAVSRNCSGVAARACGLVSLEPTKVAEILKDCPSWFRDCRCLDVLSAIPTGNGGTIELIYMQTYAPTTLAAARDFWMLRYTASLDDGSLVICVRSLTTSTGGPSGPPNTSFVRAEMLPSGYLIRPCEGGGSIIHIVDHVDLDAWSVPEVLRPLYESSKILAQKMTIAALRHIRQIAQESSGEIQYGGGRQPAVLRTFSQRLCRGFNDAVNGFADDGWSLLGSDGVEDVTIMVNSSPSKFLGSQYSTSMFSTFGGGVLCAKASMLLQNVPPALLVRFLREHRSEWADYGVDAYSAACLRASPFAVPCARPGGFPGSQVILPLAHTVEHEEFLEVVRLEGHAFSPEDVALARDMYLLQLCSGVDENAVGASAQLVFAPIDESFADDAPLLPSGFRVIPLDPKTDGPAATRTLDLASTLEVGAGGARPASEADLNSYNLRSVLTIAFQFTFENHLQDNVAAMARQYVRSVVGSVQRVAMAISPSRLSSHAGPKPLPGSPEALTLAQWICRGYRVHTGGELFQVDSQAGDAILKQLWHHSDAILCCSVKTNASPVFTFANQAGLDMLETTLVALQDIMLDKILDEAGRKILCSEFSKIMQQGFAYLPAGLCVSSMGRPLSYEQAITWKVLDDDDSNHCLAFMFINWSFV
- the LOC121267865 gene encoding homeobox-leucine zipper protein ATHB-14-like isoform X2, with product MDTSKYVRYTPEQVEALERVYSECPKPSSLRRQQLIRECPILSNIEPKQIKVWFQNRRCREKQRKEASRLQTVNRKLTAMNKLLMEENDRLQKQVSHLVYDNGYMRQQLQSASGTTTDNSCESVVMSGQQQQQQNPTPQHPQRDANNPAGLLAIAEEALAEFLSKATGTAVDWVQMIGMKPGPDSIGIVAVSRNCSGVAARACGLVSLEPTKVAEILKDCPSWFRDCRCLDVLSAIPTGNGGTIELIYMQTYAPTTLAAARDFWMLRYTASLDDGSLVICVRSLTTSTGGPSGPPNTSFVRAEMLPSGYLIRPCEGGGSIIHIVDHVDLDAWSVPEVLRPLYESSKILAQKMTIAALRHIRQIAQESSGEIQYGGGRQPAVLRTFSQRLCRGFNDAVNGFADDGWSLLGSDGVEDVTIMVNSSPSKFLGSQYSTSMFSTFGGGVLCAKASMLLQNVPPALLVRFLREHRSEWADYGVDAYSAACLRASPFAVPCARPGGFPGSQVILPLAHTVEHEEFLEVVRLEGHAFSPEDVALARDMYLLQLCSGVDENAVGASAQLVFAPIDESFADDAPLLPSGFRVIPLDPKTDGPAATRTLDLASTLEVGAGGARPASEADLNSYNLRSVLTIAFQFTFENHLQDNVAAMARQYVRSVVGSVQRVAMAISPSRLSSHAGPKPLPGSPEALTLAQWICRGYRVHTGGELFQVDSQAGDAILKQLWHHSDAILCCSVKTNASPVFTFANQAGLDMLETTLVALQDIMLDKILDEAGRKILCSEFSKIMQQGFAYLPAGLCVSSMGRPLSYEQAITWKVLDDDDSNHCLAFMFINWSFV